In the genome of Myxococcus stipitatus, one region contains:
- a CDS encoding DUF6982 domain-containing protein encodes MREFRFLDEKRKLGSLSPVEEARWGELRAHLGVQDTPAPEAAAWQQEAAPQGYYGADGQWYAYPAGYAQQPQGYYGADGQWYAYPADPAYAQQPQGYYGADGQWYAYPAGYDPNQAYAQQGYDPNQAYAQQGYDPNQAYAQQQGYDPNAGYPGYDPNQAYAQQQGYDPNAGYPGYDPNQAYAQQQGYDPNQGYAEGWPASPQDAQGVAGYEQAPQDPAAYAPSAEPENLALSSDDIDIPALSEPAPWMPPSPTPVPIAPASATSTSASFADVLDDSGAEGDAVGLESPSFDTVSEETATAPEEDFGELDAQPEPVVQARAPEASLESSFADLSLEVESAPMDVSDAVLEVASSESELEVPSSEIELVDASGDSEPVLAEERAAPVDEAWASAPLAVDPLESAVEELADANDVIDVGAMDAASLDASDMLEPIAPESSSEQLSPATENGAAVDAAPGGADASVEEIALDSADVSASDLDSRPPLELHHADPREADAWTASMETESTPEPSASVLDTESAPEEHLSAESFDAPVAAGEAPTFDVADLGAEETMSSETSPFDSSTVPSLEIRSVRVGPDLQADTVEVDTDAAVLPEVGTTAAETFDLSGSPEDAVPLAAAGDFVSSEQFAGSNDRGLELSPESSAEGDWSTQSSELEPLASSAGIITEQLATEEAGTLELQPAWAATADTSTAGASEWSESAASAGSDVIELQPEWASASSEAATEGSSVEGVVALDASEAVAEEGQPEWAASASESAPAGAAQSEWAATASDATAGQSEWTATAEELPADAVQAEWDSSASGATATQSEWAATTAELPADAVQEEWAATASDTAAAQPEWTSAEELPADAVQAEWAPEAGTPVTGVAQPEWTAATEELPADAVQAEWASGTSDAIATQSEWAAATEELPADAVQSEWATAEGTPASGETQPESAVATEELPADAIQAEWATTEGTPASGEAQPEWAATAEELPADAVQAEWATAEGTPASGEAQPEWAATAEELPADAVQSEWSATASAPASGEAQPEWAATAEELPADAVQSEWSATASVPTSGEALPEWSATAEELPADAAQSEWSATTSAPASGEAQPEWSDTVEELPADAVQEEWASTESAPVAGSPQPEWATTAEELPADAVQAEWAPETGTPVTGAAQPEWTAATEELPSDAVQAEWAPETNTPEPGAAQPEWSASVEELPADAVQAEWAPETSTPETGTAQPEWSASVEELPADAVQAEWASTEGAPVTGSTQPEWAASAEELPADAVQAEWAPEANTSVTGSAQPEWAATAEELPADAVQSEWAPETSAPVAGAAQPEWAATAEELPADAVQAEWAPETSAPVAGAAQPEWAATVEELPADAVQAEWATAEGTPASGEAQPEWAATAEELPADAVQSEWSATASAPASGEAQPEWAATAEELPADAVQAEWSASESEPAPTTTQPEWAATAEELPADAVQAEWSASENEPVPTTAQPEWSTATEELPADAVQAEWGATENAPASAQPEWSATAEELPADAVQVEWSATANDAATATAEELPADAVQAEWEANTSTPAVGSTAQPEWAATAEELPADAVQSEWAATSATPETGAVQPEWSATVEELPADAIQPEWETNAVAAAPGAAQQEWSATTEELPVDAAQPEWAAHTGTPASDAAQPEWSVTTEELPADAVQSEWASSTGASAPAATQPEWSATTEELPADAVQSEWDSTANASGTTQPEWSATAEELPADAVQSEWDSAANASGTAQPEWAATTSAPATAQPGWSSEELPADAVQSEWDSTANAPATAQTEWAAEELPIDTAQPEWASTSAPMTGAAQSEWAAEELPADAVQSEWDSAASPPAAAQSEWAAEELPADAVQSEWDSTANTPATAQSAWATPGTEATPEWSDSTGTPPSTEPWNSPSIDVEPTLELSTEEQAPVEAIQVEEEVSWAEPPAPQAKPWVSRDSSPFGMPGKDYSAPTPSPVLTSPPVAPLMEEEEVAVEFEPEPELAEIELVEEAAEPEAAPPRTATATAAAALSAALRPSAPPPPPPLAATHEPLFEEEPTMGTSSFVEGEHKVIIHTVEGQVKRGTIRDADLLDDVILLEQQSGFAAEPIPGKRLKAIFFVVPAGTRHPPAEGQKIRVTFNDGRQVAGFSLDFKGSTPGFFVVPADQRTNTPRIFIYRASVQAVTEG; translated from the coding sequence ATGAGAGAATTTCGCTTCCTCGACGAGAAGCGGAAACTGGGAAGCCTGTCTCCCGTCGAGGAGGCACGCTGGGGCGAGCTGCGCGCGCACCTGGGCGTCCAGGACACCCCCGCGCCCGAGGCCGCCGCCTGGCAGCAGGAAGCGGCGCCCCAGGGCTACTACGGCGCCGACGGCCAGTGGTACGCCTACCCCGCCGGTTACGCCCAGCAGCCCCAGGGCTACTACGGCGCCGATGGCCAGTGGTACGCCTACCCCGCCGACCCGGCCTACGCCCAGCAGCCCCAGGGCTACTACGGCGCGGATGGCCAGTGGTACGCCTACCCCGCCGGCTACGACCCGAATCAGGCCTACGCGCAGCAGGGGTACGATCCCAACCAGGCCTACGCGCAGCAGGGCTACGACCCGAACCAGGCCTATGCCCAGCAGCAGGGGTATGACCCCAACGCGGGCTACCCCGGCTACGACCCGAACCAGGCCTACGCCCAGCAGCAGGGCTATGACCCCAACGCGGGCTACCCCGGCTACGACCCGAACCAGGCCTATGCCCAGCAGCAGGGCTATGACCCGAACCAGGGTTACGCCGAGGGCTGGCCAGCCTCGCCCCAGGATGCACAGGGGGTCGCGGGCTACGAGCAGGCGCCTCAGGACCCTGCCGCCTACGCCCCATCCGCGGAGCCGGAGAACCTGGCCCTCAGCTCCGATGACATCGACATCCCCGCGCTGAGCGAGCCCGCGCCGTGGATGCCCCCCAGCCCCACGCCTGTCCCCATCGCTCCCGCGTCGGCCACGTCGACGTCCGCTTCGTTCGCGGATGTCCTCGATGATTCGGGCGCGGAGGGTGACGCGGTGGGGCTGGAGTCCCCTTCGTTCGACACGGTGTCCGAGGAGACCGCCACGGCCCCGGAGGAGGACTTCGGGGAGCTGGATGCGCAGCCGGAGCCCGTGGTCCAGGCTCGCGCGCCGGAGGCATCGCTCGAGTCGTCCTTCGCCGACCTCTCGCTCGAGGTCGAGTCGGCGCCGATGGATGTCTCGGACGCCGTGCTCGAGGTGGCCTCGTCCGAGTCCGAGCTGGAGGTGCCGTCGTCGGAGATCGAGCTGGTCGACGCCTCGGGTGACAGCGAGCCCGTGCTGGCCGAGGAGCGCGCCGCGCCCGTGGACGAGGCGTGGGCTTCCGCGCCGCTCGCCGTGGATCCGCTCGAGTCCGCCGTGGAGGAGCTCGCGGACGCGAACGACGTCATCGACGTGGGGGCCATGGATGCGGCCTCGCTCGATGCGTCCGACATGCTCGAACCCATCGCTCCGGAGTCGAGCAGCGAACAGCTGTCCCCCGCCACCGAGAACGGGGCGGCCGTGGACGCGGCTCCAGGTGGAGCTGACGCCTCGGTGGAGGAGATTGCCCTCGACAGTGCCGACGTGAGTGCGTCGGATCTGGATTCGCGCCCTCCGCTGGAGCTGCATCATGCGGATCCGCGGGAAGCCGATGCGTGGACCGCGTCCATGGAGACCGAGTCCACTCCGGAGCCTTCCGCGTCGGTGCTCGACACGGAGTCCGCGCCGGAGGAGCACCTGAGCGCCGAGTCGTTCGATGCGCCGGTGGCCGCGGGCGAGGCGCCGACGTTCGACGTGGCGGACCTGGGCGCGGAAGAGACGATGTCCTCGGAGACGTCGCCGTTCGATTCCTCGACGGTGCCGTCGCTGGAGATTCGTTCGGTGCGCGTCGGGCCGGATCTCCAGGCCGACACGGTCGAGGTCGACACCGATGCGGCGGTCCTCCCGGAGGTCGGGACGACAGCAGCCGAGACGTTCGACCTGAGTGGCAGCCCCGAGGATGCGGTGCCCCTCGCGGCGGCGGGTGACTTCGTCTCGTCCGAACAGTTCGCTGGCTCGAATGACCGAGGGCTGGAGCTGTCTCCCGAGAGCTCCGCTGAGGGTGATTGGAGCACGCAGTCGAGTGAGCTGGAGCCGCTCGCGAGCAGCGCGGGAATCATCACGGAGCAGCTCGCGACCGAGGAGGCGGGGACCCTCGAGCTGCAACCCGCGTGGGCCGCCACCGCGGATACGTCCACGGCGGGAGCTTCCGAGTGGAGCGAGAGCGCCGCGTCAGCAGGGTCTGACGTCATCGAGCTCCAGCCCGAGTGGGCCTCCGCGTCCAGCGAGGCTGCGACCGAGGGTTCCTCGGTGGAGGGTGTTGTTGCCCTCGATGCGAGCGAGGCGGTGGCCGAGGAAGGGCAGCCCGAGTGGGCGGCGTCCGCGAGTGAGTCGGCCCCTGCAGGTGCGGCGCAGTCGGAGTGGGCAGCGACGGCGAGTGACGCCACAGCGGGGCAGTCTGAGTGGACTGCCACCGCCGAGGAACTCCCCGCCGATGCCGTCCAGGCGGAGTGGGACTCGAGCGCGAGCGGCGCCACCGCGACTCAGTCCGAGTGGGCTGCGACGACCGCAGAGCTTCCGGCTGATGCGGTTCAGGAGGAGTGGGCGGCGACGGCTAGCGATACCGCTGCGGCGCAGCCTGAGTGGACCTCCGCCGAAGAGCTTCCGGCCGACGCTGTTCAGGCGGAGTGGGCACCCGAGGCTGGCACGCCTGTAACCGGTGTGGCGCAGCCTGAGTGGACGGCTGCCACCGAGGAGCTTCCCGCCGACGCCGTTCAGGCGGAGTGGGCCTCGGGTACGAGCGACGCCATTGCGACGCAGTCCGAATGGGCAGCGGCGACTGAGGAACTTCCGGCTGACGCGGTTCAGTCGGAGTGGGCAACCGCTGAAGGCACTCCGGCCTCTGGCGAGACGCAGCCTGAGTCGGCTGTCGCCACCGAAGAACTTCCTGCGGATGCGATTCAAGCGGAGTGGGCAACCACCGAGGGAACGCCTGCATCCGGAGAAGCACAACCCGAGTGGGCCGCTACGGCTGAAGAGCTTCCCGCTGATGCCGTTCAGGCGGAGTGGGCAACCGCCGAGGGAACGCCTGCATCCGGAGAAGCACAGCCCGAGTGGGCCGCCACGGCTGAAGAGCTTCCCGCCGATGCCGTTCAATCGGAGTGGTCTGCCACTGCGAGCGCGCCCGCCTCCGGAGAGGCACAGCCCGAGTGGGCCGCTACGGCTGAAGAGCTTCCCGCTGATGCCGTTCAATCGGAGTGGTCCGCCACTGCGAGCGTGCCCACGTCTGGAGAGGCACTGCCTGAGTGGTCCGCCACGGCTGAAGAGCTTCCCGCTGACGCCGCTCAATCGGAGTGGTCTGCCACGACGAGCGCGCCCGCATCCGGAGAGGCACAACCTGAGTGGTCCGATACCGTTGAGGAACTCCCTGCTGACGCCGTTCAGGAGGAGTGGGCATCCACGGAAAGTGCTCCCGTAGCAGGCTCCCCTCAGCCCGAGTGGGCGACCACAGCCGAAGAGCTTCCCGCCGACGCCGTTCAGGCGGAGTGGGCACCCGAGACTGGCACGCCTGTAACCGGTGCGGCGCAGCCTGAGTGGACGGCTGCCACCGAGGAGCTTCCCTCCGACGCCGTGCAAGCGGAGTGGGCACCCGAGACCAACACGCCAGAACCTGGTGCGGCACAGCCCGAGTGGTCCGCGTCAGTCGAAGAGCTTCCCGCCGACGCCGTTCAGGCGGAGTGGGCTCCCGAAACGAGCACTCCTGAAACCGGCACGGCCCAGCCTGAGTGGTCCGCGTCAGTCGAAGAGCTTCCCGCCGATGCCGTGCAAGCGGAGTGGGCATCCACGGAAGGCGCCCCTGTCACTGGCTCCACGCAGCCTGAGTGGGCAGCCTCGGCCGAGGAGCTTCCGGCTGATGCTGTTCAGGCGGAGTGGGCCCCCGAGGCCAACACTTCCGTAACGGGTTCGGCACAGCCTGAGTGGGCGGCCACCGCCGAGGAGCTTCCAGCCGACGCAGTTCAGTCCGAGTGGGCTCCCGAGACCAGCGCCCCCGTGGCGGGTGCGGCACAGCCTGAGTGGGCGGCCACCGCCGAGGAGCTTCCCGCCGACGCCGTTCAGGCGGAGTGGGCTCCCGAGACCAGCGCTCCCGTAGCGGGTGCGGCACAGCCCGAGTGGGCTGCGACGGTCGAAGAGCTTCCCGCTGATGCCGTTCAGGCGGAGTGGGCAACCGCCGAGGGAACGCCTGCATCCGGAGAGGCACAGCCCGAGTGGGCCGCCACGGCTGAAGAGCTTCCCGCCGATGCCGTTCAATCGGAGTGGTCTGCCACTGCGAGCGCGCCCGCCTCCGGAGAGGCACAGCCCGAGTGGGCCGCTACGGCTGAAGAGCTTCCCGCAGATGCGGTCCAAGCGGAGTGGAGCGCCTCGGAGAGCGAGCCCGCGCCCACCACCACGCAACCTGAGTGGGCAGCCACCGCCGAAGAGCTTCCGGCCGATGCCGTTCAGGCCGAATGGAGCGCATCGGAGAACGAGCCCGTTCCCACCACTGCTCAGCCTGAGTGGTCCACGGCAACCGAAGAGCTCCCCGCCGATGCCGTTCAGGCTGAGTGGGGCGCGACTGAGAACGCACCTGCCTCCGCGCAGCCCGAGTGGTCCGCGACAGCCGAAGAGCTCCCTGCCGACGCAGTCCAAGTGGAGTGGAGCGCTACGGCGAACGACGCGGCGACGGCCACGGCTGAAGAGCTTCCCGCTGACGCAGTCCAAGCAGAGTGGGAAGCCAACACGAGCACTCCTGCGGTGGGCTCCACCGCGCAGCCCGAATGGGCCGCGACGGCCGAAGAGCTCCCTGCCGATGCCGTTCAGTCCGAATGGGCAGCCACCTCGGCGACACCAGAGACCGGCGCTGTGCAACCGGAGTGGTCCGCGACAGTCGAGGAACTTCCCGCTGATGCGATTCAACCGGAGTGGGAGACGAACGCGGTAGCCGCCGCACCTGGCGCTGCTCAGCAGGAGTGGTCCGCCACGACGGAAGAACTCCCCGTCGACGCAGCCCAGCCCGAGTGGGCCGCCCACACGGGGACGCCCGCGTCCGATGCCGCACAGCCTGAGTGGTCGGTGACCACGGAAGAACTCCCCGCCGATGCGGTTCAGTCCGAGTGGGCTTCCTCCACCGGTGCGTCCGCACCTGCCGCAACGCAACCCGAGTGGTCCGCCACCACCGAGGAACTCCCCGCCGACGCCGTTCAGTCCGAGTGGGACTCGACTGCGAACGCCTCTGGCACCACCCAGCCTGAGTGGTCCGCCACCGCCGAGGAACTCCCCGCCGACGCCGTTCAGTCGGAGTGGGATTCCGCTGCGAACGCCTCCGGCACCGCCCAGCCCGAGTGGGCTGCCACGACGAGCGCCCCCGCCACCGCGCAGCCCGGATGGTCCTCCGAAGAGCTCCCCGCGGACGCCGTCCAGTCCGAGTGGGACTCCACCGCGAACGCTCCCGCCACCGCTCAGACCGAGTGGGCCGCTGAAGAACTCCCCATCGACACGGCGCAGCCCGAGTGGGCCTCCACAAGCGCCCCCATGACCGGAGCCGCGCAGTCCGAGTGGGCCGCCGAGGAACTCCCCGCCGACGCCGTCCAGTCCGAGTGGGACTCCGCCGCGAGCCCCCCCGCCGCCGCACAGTCCGAGTGGGCCGCCGAGGAACTCCCCGCCGACGCCGTCCAGTCCGAGTGGGACTCCACCGCGAACACCCCCGCCACCGCGCAGTCCGCGTGGGCCACGCCCGGCACCGAAGCCACTCCCGAGTGGAGTGACTCGACCGGCACTCCGCCGTCCACCGAGCCCTGGAACAGCCCGTCCATCGACGTGGAGCCGACCCTCGAGCTGTCCACCGAGGAGCAGGCCCCCGTCGAGGCCATCCAGGTCGAAGAGGAAGTGTCCTGGGCCGAGCCGCCTGCGCCCCAGGCCAAGCCTTGGGTCTCTCGCGACAGCAGCCCGTTCGGCATGCCGGGGAAGGACTACTCCGCCCCCACCCCGAGCCCCGTCCTCACCTCGCCGCCCGTGGCTCCCCTCATGGAAGAGGAGGAAGTCGCCGTCGAGTTCGAACCCGAGCCGGAGCTCGCCGAAATCGAGCTGGTGGAAGAAGCCGCCGAGCCCGAAGCCGCGCCTCCTCGCACCGCCACCGCCACCGCCGCGGCGGCACTGAGCGCCGCGCTGCGCCCCTCCGCCCCCCCTCCCCCGCCGCCGCTCGCCGCGACCCACGAGCCGCTCTTCGAGGAAGAGCCCACCATGGGCACCTCCTCCTTCGTCGAGGGCGAGCACAAGGTCATCATCCACACCGTCGAAGGACAGGTGAAGCGCGGCACCATCCGCGACGCCGACCTGCTCGACGACGTCATCCTCCTGGAGCAGCAGAGCGGCTTCGCCGCGGAGCCCATCCCCGGCAAGCGCCTCAAGGCCATCTTCTTCGTCGTCCCCGCGGGCACGCGCCACCCGCCCGCGGAAGGTCAGAAGATTCGCGTCACCTTCAACGACGGCCGCCAGGTCGCGGGCTTCTCCCTCGACTTCAAGGGCAGCACCCCGGGCTTCTTCGTCGTCCCCGCCGACCAGCGCACCAACACGCCGCGCATCTTCATCTACCGCGCCAGCGTGCAGGCCGTGACGGAAGGCTGA
- a CDS encoding YceI family protein, translating into MKTTLKSAIALLVALPSMALASTWTVDPAHSGAEFSVKHMMVSNVKGSFNIKDGTVNLDDKDITKSTVEATLDAASVNTANAKRDEHLRAPDFFDVAKYPTITFKSKKVEKAGEGKLKVSGDLTMHGVTKPVVLDVTGPSKESKDPWGNTRTGVEATTKLNRKDFGLTYNTALETGGVAVGEEVSVTLNLSLTKKADAAAAPKK; encoded by the coding sequence ATGAAGACGACCCTGAAGAGCGCGATTGCCCTGTTGGTGGCCCTGCCGTCCATGGCCCTGGCCTCCACGTGGACGGTGGACCCGGCTCACTCCGGCGCTGAGTTTTCCGTGAAGCACATGATGGTGTCGAACGTGAAGGGCTCGTTCAACATCAAGGACGGCACCGTCAACCTGGACGACAAGGACATCACCAAGTCCACCGTCGAGGCGACCCTGGACGCGGCGTCGGTGAACACGGCGAACGCCAAGCGCGACGAGCACCTGCGCGCGCCGGACTTCTTCGACGTTGCGAAGTACCCGACCATCACCTTCAAGTCGAAGAAGGTGGAGAAGGCGGGCGAGGGCAAGCTGAAGGTCTCCGGCGACCTGACCATGCACGGCGTGACGAAGCCGGTCGTCCTGGACGTCACGGGCCCGTCGAAGGAGTCTAAGGACCCCTGGGGCAACACCCGCACGGGCGTCGAGGCCACCACCAAGCTGAACCGCAAGGACTTCGGCCTGACCTACAACACGGCGCTGGAGACGGGCGGCGTGGCGGTGGGTGAGGAGGTCAGCGTGACCCTGAACCTGTCGCTGACGAAGAAGGCGGATGCCGCGGCGGCGCCGAAGAAGTAA
- a CDS encoding class III extradiol ring-cleavage dioxygenase — protein MGDGLDRREVLQGAAAVGVAGVLGGGGSGGGRTPAPALFVSHGSPMVALDADAYPRALRTFGDGAGGAKALVVVSAHWETPGEVRVTSSAQPPLIHDFYGFPQALYRLRYGAPGAPALAADIVSRLSVSGVKAVADAERGWDHGAWIPLLHMFPQAALPVVQVSMPLDASPAEVARLGEVLRPLRAEGVLLMGSGGIVHNLRRVNFHHKDASPEPWAQAFDTWVAQKLEARDFTGLQSWLDAPNGRLAHPRAEHLLPLYFVLGAALPEDRITPVFEGFHHGTLSMRSFALRA, from the coding sequence ATGGGAGACGGCTTGGACAGACGAGAGGTCCTCCAGGGGGCGGCGGCGGTGGGTGTGGCGGGTGTCCTGGGGGGAGGAGGTTCAGGAGGCGGCCGGACGCCTGCTCCGGCGCTCTTCGTGTCGCACGGCTCCCCGATGGTGGCGCTGGATGCGGATGCGTATCCGCGCGCGCTGCGCACGTTCGGAGACGGGGCGGGAGGCGCGAAGGCGCTGGTGGTGGTCTCCGCGCACTGGGAGACGCCGGGCGAGGTGCGCGTCACCTCGAGCGCCCAGCCCCCGCTCATCCATGACTTCTACGGCTTCCCGCAGGCGCTGTACCGGCTGAGGTACGGGGCGCCCGGGGCTCCCGCGCTGGCGGCGGATATCGTCTCGCGGTTGAGTGTTTCAGGGGTGAAGGCTGTCGCGGATGCGGAGCGCGGTTGGGACCACGGTGCGTGGATACCGCTGCTTCACATGTTTCCGCAGGCAGCGCTCCCGGTGGTGCAGGTGTCGATGCCGTTGGACGCGAGCCCCGCGGAGGTGGCGAGGCTGGGCGAGGTGCTGCGTCCGTTGCGCGCGGAGGGCGTGCTGCTGATGGGCAGCGGCGGCATCGTCCACAACTTGCGCCGGGTGAATTTCCACCACAAGGATGCGTCCCCGGAGCCGTGGGCGCAGGCGTTCGACACGTGGGTGGCGCAGAAGCTGGAGGCGCGCGACTTCACGGGCCTGCAATCATGGTTGGATGCACCGAATGGGAGGCTCGCGCATCCGAGGGCCGAGCATTTGTTGCCGCTGTATTTCGTCCTCGGAGCCGCCCTCCCCGAAGACCGCATCACCCCCGTGTTCGAGGGCTTCCATCACGGAACCTTGTCGATGCGCAGCTTCGCGCTGCGCGCTTGA
- a CDS encoding sigma-54-dependent Fis family transcriptional regulator, whose amino-acid sequence MAGQFELGLEELLSFEPGGGLIQFAGQRVLLMDPVALGLLRKELVGLMGVTAARGIFTRLGYAHGWRTAEAMKTAVAWKEESQWRRAGGRLHTLQGQVRVERVERKPEEGPEPFAEAQWRDSYEAEQHLLHLGQADHPVCWSLTGFASGYMSYVNGREIYCTEVRCVGMGDAACHIVGRPSEEWSTECKEVLRFYETQCMEGVLGQVTDALKQAERKLRAKRQSLARVGVTEDPAGMVARAEAMLRVIDLGRRAAKVDSTVLVTGESGVGKERIARLIHDESTRAHKAFVAVNCAAVTESLLESELFGHARGAFTGATHDRPGLFEAAHGGTLFLDEVGEVPPSMQAKLLRALQEKEVRRVGENTSRKVDVRVVAATNRDLAEEVRAGRFRQDLYYRLRVIELRIPPLRERREDILPLARLLLAEAAERLGRKVTGLSPDAADQLLRYAWPGNVRELGNALERAVALCEGTRVEREDLPEEVRAAPPSLVPSGNPRRLEDMEKEYILAVLAQNAGNRARTAEQLDIGVATLYRKLKQYGHPEAAH is encoded by the coding sequence GTGGCGGGGCAATTCGAGCTGGGGCTGGAGGAGCTGCTGAGTTTCGAGCCAGGGGGCGGGCTCATCCAGTTCGCGGGGCAGCGGGTGCTGCTCATGGACCCGGTGGCGCTGGGGCTCTTGCGCAAGGAGCTGGTGGGGCTGATGGGCGTGACGGCCGCGCGCGGCATCTTCACGCGGCTGGGCTACGCGCACGGCTGGCGCACGGCGGAGGCCATGAAGACGGCGGTGGCGTGGAAGGAGGAGTCCCAGTGGCGCCGCGCCGGCGGACGGCTGCACACGCTGCAAGGCCAGGTGCGGGTGGAGCGCGTGGAGCGCAAGCCCGAGGAAGGACCGGAGCCCTTCGCCGAAGCCCAGTGGCGCGACTCCTACGAGGCCGAGCAGCACCTGCTGCACCTGGGCCAGGCGGACCACCCCGTGTGCTGGAGCCTCACGGGCTTCGCGTCCGGCTACATGAGCTACGTCAACGGGCGCGAAATCTACTGCACGGAGGTGCGCTGCGTGGGCATGGGGGACGCGGCGTGCCACATCGTCGGCCGCCCGTCGGAGGAGTGGAGCACCGAGTGCAAGGAGGTGCTGCGCTTCTATGAAACCCAGTGCATGGAGGGCGTGCTCGGGCAGGTGACGGACGCACTGAAGCAGGCCGAGCGGAAGCTGCGCGCCAAGCGCCAGTCGCTCGCGCGCGTGGGCGTGACGGAGGACCCCGCGGGCATGGTGGCTCGCGCGGAGGCGATGCTGCGAGTCATCGACCTGGGGCGCCGCGCGGCGAAGGTGGACTCCACGGTGCTCGTCACCGGAGAGAGCGGCGTGGGCAAGGAGCGCATCGCCCGCCTCATCCACGACGAGTCCACGCGCGCCCACAAGGCCTTCGTCGCCGTCAACTGCGCCGCCGTCACGGAGAGCCTCCTGGAGAGCGAGCTGTTCGGCCACGCGAGAGGCGCCTTCACCGGTGCCACCCATGACAGGCCGGGCCTCTTCGAGGCCGCGCACGGCGGCACCCTCTTCCTGGACGAAGTGGGCGAGGTGCCTCCCTCCATGCAGGCCAAGCTCCTGCGCGCGCTCCAGGAGAAGGAGGTGCGGCGCGTGGGCGAGAACACCAGCCGCAAGGTGGACGTACGCGTCGTCGCCGCCACCAACCGGGACCTCGCCGAGGAGGTGCGCGCGGGCCGCTTCCGCCAGGACCTCTACTACCGGCTGCGCGTCATCGAGCTGCGAATCCCGCCCCTGCGCGAGCGCCGCGAGGACATCCTCCCCCTGGCCCGGCTGCTGCTCGCCGAGGCCGCCGAGCGACTGGGCCGCAAGGTGACGGGGCTCTCCCCCGACGCCGCGGACCAGCTCCTGCGCTACGCGTGGCCGGGCAACGTGCGCGAGCTGGGCAACGCCCTGGAGCGCGCCGTGGCGCTGTGCGAGGGCACGCGCGTGGAGCGGGAGGACCTGCCCGAGGAGGTCCGCGCCGCGCCGCCCAGCCTGGTCCCCAGCGGCAACCCGCGCCGGCTGGAGGACATGGAGAAGGAATACATCCTCGCGGTGCTGGCCCAGAACGCGGGCAACCGCGCGCGCACCGCCGAGCAGCTCGACATCGGCGTGGCCACGCTCTACCGGAAGCTCAAGCAGTACGGCCACCCGGAGGCGGCCCACTGA
- a CDS encoding DUF1751 domain-containing protein gives MRPMRSFGGRGGGGFGLPGLESMSSKLAVGLVAGSVMYLLLRAQGSFLLLMPSGVFGHLFIWQPLTYAFIESEPISILFGALLLWSIGGWLEGYWGSKRLLMVAVGCTALAGYLLGLAALFIPLPYAYQGGWVMGSVLWVAYGLTIGKGQTNFWGIPLSGNAFAAIGAGFVLLRVLTAGVASQLPHIVAMLLVLAYVRGASPKRLLLHFQHWRLQRQLRERSKHLHVVPKDRPDRDQYLN, from the coding sequence ATGCGACCGATGCGCAGCTTCGGCGGCAGGGGCGGAGGAGGATTCGGCCTGCCCGGCCTGGAGTCCATGTCGTCCAAGCTGGCCGTGGGGTTGGTGGCGGGGTCCGTCATGTACCTGCTCCTGCGCGCCCAGGGCAGCTTCCTGCTGTTGATGCCGAGCGGCGTGTTCGGCCACCTCTTCATCTGGCAGCCGCTCACCTATGCCTTCATCGAGAGCGAGCCCATCAGCATCCTCTTCGGCGCGCTGCTCCTGTGGTCCATCGGCGGCTGGCTGGAGGGGTACTGGGGTTCGAAGCGGCTGCTGATGGTGGCCGTGGGCTGCACCGCGCTGGCGGGCTATCTGCTGGGGCTGGCGGCGCTCTTCATCCCGCTGCCGTACGCCTATCAGGGCGGCTGGGTGATGGGCTCCGTGCTGTGGGTGGCCTATGGGCTGACCATCGGCAAGGGGCAGACGAACTTCTGGGGCATCCCGCTCTCCGGCAATGCCTTCGCGGCCATTGGCGCGGGCTTCGTCCTGCTGCGGGTGCTGACGGCGGGCGTCGCCAGCCAGCTGCCGCACATCGTCGCCATGCTGCTGGTGCTCGCGTATGTGCGCGGCGCGAGCCCCAAGCGGCTGCTCCTGCACTTCCAGCACTGGCGGCTGCAGCGCCAGCTGCGCGAGCGGTCCAAGCACCTGCACGTGGTGCCGAAGGACCGCCCGGACCGGGACCAGTACCTCAACTGA